The following coding sequences are from one Streptomyces angustmyceticus window:
- a CDS encoding SigE family RNA polymerase sigma factor, which produces MTASTVNVGNRKRIGGVDMATSGGKVLDFEEYVRTRQEALLRSARRLVPDPVDAQDLLQTALVRTYGRWDGIADKSLADAYLRRVMINTRTEWWRARKLEEVPTEQLPDASVDDGTEQRADRALLMDILGVLAPKQRSVVVLRHWEQMSTEETAAALGMSTGTVKSTLHRALARLRQELQMRDIDARMLERGERGRERCAA; this is translated from the coding sequence ATGACCGCCAGCACGGTCAACGTGGGGAATCGTAAGCGGATCGGAGGCGTCGACATGGCGACCAGCGGCGGCAAGGTACTGGACTTCGAAGAGTACGTGCGTACCCGGCAGGAGGCCCTGCTGCGCAGCGCCCGGCGCCTGGTGCCCGACCCGGTCGACGCCCAGGATCTGCTGCAGACGGCACTGGTCCGCACGTACGGCCGCTGGGACGGCATCGCGGACAAGTCGCTGGCCGACGCCTACCTCCGCCGCGTCATGATCAACACGCGGACCGAGTGGTGGCGGGCGCGCAAGCTGGAAGAGGTGCCCACCGAGCAGCTTCCGGACGCGAGCGTGGACGACGGCACGGAGCAGCGCGCCGACCGCGCGCTACTGATGGACATCCTCGGGGTGCTGGCTCCCAAGCAGCGCAGCGTCGTCGTGCTGCGACACTGGGAGCAGATGAGCACGGAGGAGACCGCCGCGGCGCTGGGCATGTCCACGGGGACGGTCAAGAGCACGCTGCACCGTGCGCTGGCCCGGCTGCGTCAGGAGCTGCAGATGCGTGACATCGACGCGCGGATGCTGGAGCGCGGCGAGCGGGGGCGGGAGCGGTGCGCGGCCTGA
- the cseB gene encoding two-component system response regulator CseB: MAETHVLFVEDDDVIREATQLALERDGFTVTAMPDGLAGLEAFRADRPDIALLDVMVPGLDGVSLCRRIRDESTVPVIMLSARADSIDVVLGLEAGADDYVTKPFDGAVLVARIRAVLRRFGHASGPDRAGGASADPADIPEPVLRFGDLEVDTEGMEVRKGGANVALTPTEMRLLLEFSNAPGTVLSRDRLLERVWDYGWGGDTRVVDVHVQRLRGKIGQDRIETVRGFGYKLRG; encoded by the coding sequence ATGGCCGAGACCCATGTCCTCTTCGTCGAGGACGACGACGTCATCCGCGAGGCCACCCAGCTCGCACTGGAACGCGACGGCTTCACGGTCACCGCGATGCCGGACGGGCTCGCGGGCCTGGAGGCGTTCCGTGCCGACCGACCCGATATCGCGCTGCTCGATGTGATGGTGCCGGGGCTCGACGGCGTCAGCCTGTGCCGGCGCATCCGCGACGAGTCGACCGTCCCCGTGATCATGCTGTCGGCGCGCGCCGATTCGATCGACGTGGTGCTCGGCCTGGAGGCCGGCGCGGACGACTATGTGACCAAGCCGTTCGACGGCGCGGTGCTGGTCGCCCGGATCCGCGCGGTGCTGCGCCGCTTCGGCCACGCCAGCGGTCCGGACCGGGCCGGCGGCGCGTCCGCGGACCCGGCCGACATCCCCGAGCCGGTGCTGCGCTTCGGCGACCTGGAGGTCGACACCGAGGGCATGGAGGTCCGCAAGGGCGGTGCGAACGTCGCCCTGACGCCGACCGAGATGCGGCTGCTGCTGGAGTTCTCCAACGCACCGGGTACGGTCCTCTCGCGCGACCGGCTGCTGGAGCGGGTCTGGGACTACGGCTGGGGCGGCGACACCCGGGTGGTGGACGTCCATGTCCAGCGGTTGCGCGGCAAGATCGGCCAGGACCGGATCGAGACGGTCCGCGGCTTCGGATACAAGCTGAGAGGCTGA
- the cseC gene encoding two-component system sensor histidine kinase CseC, producing the protein MVRLALRTGLRWKLSAAIALVGALVAIALSLVVHNAARHSMLDNSRDVQIERLNFTQKIFISTNRLQFGAKIDDPALPEALRDEVEKNKRATYLQDTGQTAPEVWAASPLSNGRVLSVHDRFPDRFAVLDDLDKALVIGSTAVVVGGCALGVLVGGRLSRRLRKAAAAAGKLADGDTAVRIRDEVGSGRVRDETDDLAFAVDAMSDALQERIEAERRVTADIAHELRTPVTGLLTAAELLPPGRPSELVRDRAQALRTLVEDVLEVARLDGHAERAELQDVALGEFVTRRVRALDPDITVDVVRDAEVTTDPRRLERILGNLIANAARHGRPPIEVTVEGRVLRVRDHGTGFPEALLREGPSRFRTGSSDRAGRGHGLGLTIAAGQARVLGARLTFRNADELTDGSTGAVSVLWLPENAPTSTGSFPVLHLPDR; encoded by the coding sequence GTGGTCAGGCTGGCCCTGCGGACGGGGCTGAGATGGAAGCTCAGCGCCGCGATCGCGCTCGTCGGAGCGCTGGTCGCGATCGCGCTGAGCCTTGTCGTGCACAACGCCGCCCGGCACTCCATGCTCGACAACAGCCGCGACGTGCAGATCGAGCGGCTGAACTTCACCCAGAAGATCTTCATCTCCACCAACCGGCTGCAGTTCGGCGCCAAGATCGACGATCCGGCGCTGCCGGAGGCGCTGCGCGACGAGGTCGAGAAGAACAAGCGCGCCACCTACCTCCAGGACACCGGGCAGACCGCCCCCGAGGTGTGGGCCGCCTCCCCGCTCAGCAACGGCCGGGTGCTGTCCGTCCACGACCGTTTCCCCGACCGCTTCGCCGTCCTCGACGACCTCGACAAGGCGCTGGTCATCGGCTCGACCGCGGTGGTGGTCGGCGGCTGCGCGCTGGGCGTGCTGGTCGGCGGACGGCTCTCCAGGCGGCTGCGCAAGGCGGCCGCGGCGGCCGGCAAGCTCGCGGACGGCGACACCGCCGTCCGCATCCGCGACGAGGTCGGCAGCGGGCGGGTGCGCGACGAGACCGACGACCTGGCCTTCGCCGTGGACGCCATGTCGGACGCCCTCCAGGAACGCATCGAGGCCGAGCGGCGGGTCACCGCCGACATCGCCCACGAGCTGCGCACCCCCGTCACCGGCCTGCTGACCGCCGCCGAACTGCTGCCGCCCGGCCGCCCCTCCGAACTCGTCCGCGACCGCGCGCAGGCGCTGCGCACCCTCGTCGAGGACGTCCTGGAAGTGGCCCGGCTCGACGGCCATGCGGAGCGCGCCGAGCTGCAGGACGTCGCGCTCGGCGAGTTCGTCACCCGGCGGGTGCGCGCCCTCGACCCGGACATCACCGTCGACGTCGTACGGGACGCCGAGGTCACCACCGACCCGCGCCGCCTGGAGCGGATCCTCGGCAACCTGATCGCCAACGCCGCCCGGCACGGCAGGCCGCCCATCGAAGTCACCGTCGAGGGCCGGGTGCTGCGGGTCCGCGACCACGGCACCGGCTTCCCCGAGGCGCTGCTGCGCGAGGGCCCCAGCCGGTTCCGCACCGGCAGCAGCGATCGTGCCGGGCGCGGGCACGGCCTCGGCCTGACCATCGCCGCGGGCCAGGCCCGCGTGCTCGGCGCCCGCCTCACGTTCCGCAACGCGGACGAACTCACCGACGGGTCGACGGGCGCGGTCTCCGTCCTCTGGCTGCCGGAGAATGCCCCGACGAGTACGGGGAGCTTTCCGGTTCTTCATCTGCCTGACCGGTAA
- a CDS encoding MDR family MFS transporter produces the protein MGKSRPATPTGDKQMTTTAGPDTAPDPGTAKKPAGVRVVLFALMIAMLLAMLDNMIVGTAMPTIVGELGGMDHLSWVVTAYTLATAASTPIWGKLGDMYGRKGVFLSSIVLFLIGSALSGMAQDMGQLIGFRAVQGLGAGGLMVGVMAIIGDLIPPRERGKYQGMMAGVMAVAMIGGPLVGGTITDHLGWRWSFYINLPLGAIALVMVTAVLHLPKKRAQTRIDYAGAALLTLGITSLVLITTWGGTEYAWLSGQIIGLGILGVVALALFVIVERKVSEPVLPLHIFRNGNFSLVTLIGFLVGFVMFGSMTFLPLFQQTVQGASATNSGLLLLPMLLAMMAVSLFAGRVTTRTGKYKIFVVVGGGLITAGLALLSLMDTGTTRFTSGVFMAVLGAGMGFLMQTTMLIAQNSVEMKDMGVGSSSATLFRTIGGSFGVAIFGAIFTHQVQSTMAERIGTAGEKMTSGGAQMDPKSLAQLPPMIKDAYAHAVASGTHHVFLWGAAISVIGFAAAWFLKEVPLRGGPVTNAGSEEGAADRVLVAEAV, from the coding sequence ATGGGGAAGTCGCGACCCGCGACCCCGACGGGGGACAAGCAGATGACGACCACCGCAGGACCGGACACCGCACCGGACCCGGGCACGGCCAAAAAGCCGGCCGGCGTCCGCGTGGTGCTCTTCGCACTGATGATCGCGATGCTGCTCGCGATGCTGGACAACATGATCGTCGGCACCGCGATGCCCACGATCGTCGGCGAACTGGGCGGGATGGACCACCTGTCCTGGGTCGTCACCGCCTACACCCTGGCCACCGCCGCCTCCACGCCGATCTGGGGCAAGCTCGGCGACATGTACGGACGCAAGGGCGTCTTCCTGTCGTCCATCGTGCTCTTCCTGATCGGCTCCGCGCTGTCCGGCATGGCACAGGACATGGGGCAGCTGATCGGCTTCCGCGCCGTCCAGGGCCTGGGCGCCGGCGGACTGATGGTCGGCGTCATGGCGATCATCGGTGACCTGATCCCGCCGCGGGAACGCGGCAAGTACCAGGGCATGATGGCCGGCGTCATGGCCGTCGCCATGATCGGCGGACCGCTCGTCGGCGGCACCATCACCGACCACCTCGGCTGGCGCTGGAGCTTCTACATCAACCTGCCGCTCGGCGCGATCGCCCTGGTCATGGTGACCGCCGTGCTGCACCTGCCGAAGAAGCGCGCACAGACCCGCATCGACTACGCCGGCGCCGCGCTGCTCACCCTCGGCATCACCTCGCTGGTGCTCATCACCACCTGGGGCGGCACCGAGTACGCCTGGCTCTCCGGCCAGATCATCGGCCTCGGCATCCTCGGCGTGGTCGCCCTCGCCCTCTTCGTGATCGTCGAGCGCAAGGTCAGCGAGCCGGTGCTGCCGCTGCACATCTTCCGCAACGGCAACTTCTCCCTCGTCACCCTCATCGGCTTCCTGGTCGGCTTCGTGATGTTCGGGTCGATGACGTTCCTGCCGCTCTTCCAGCAGACCGTCCAGGGCGCCTCGGCCACCAACTCGGGCCTGCTGCTCCTGCCGATGCTGCTCGCCATGATGGCCGTCTCGCTCTTCGCCGGCCGGGTCACCACCCGGACCGGCAAGTACAAGATCTTCGTCGTCGTCGGCGGCGGACTGATCACCGCGGGCCTGGCCCTGCTGTCCCTGATGGACACCGGCACCACCCGCTTCACCTCCGGCGTCTTCATGGCGGTGCTCGGCGCCGGCATGGGCTTCCTGATGCAGACCACGATGCTGATCGCCCAGAACAGCGTCGAGATGAAGGACATGGGCGTCGGCTCGTCCTCCGCCACCCTCTTCCGCACGATCGGCGGCTCCTTCGGCGTCGCGATCTTCGGCGCGATCTTCACCCACCAGGTGCAGTCCACGATGGCCGAACGGATCGGCACGGCCGGCGAGAAGATGACCAGCGGCGGCGCCCAGATGGACCCCAAGAGCCTCGCCCAGCTCCCCCCGATGATCAAGGACGCCTACGCGCACGCGGTGGCCTCCGGCACGCATCACGTCTTCCTCTGGGGCGCCGCCATCAGCGTCATCGGCTTCGCCGCGGCGTGGTTCCTCAAGGAGGTTCCCCTACGGGGCGGGCCGGTGACGAACGCCGGGAGCGAAGAGGGGGCGGCGGATCGGGTTCTGGTCGCCGAAGCGGTCTGA
- a CDS encoding TetR/AcrR family transcriptional regulator, whose protein sequence is MSTQARKGNTRQRIQDVALELFSEQGYDKTSLREIAERLEVTKAALYYHFKTKEDIVISLFQDLSRPIDELIAWAEEQPRTLETKQELIRRYSESLRSAEPLFRFMQENQAEVRNLSIGETFKSRMLALFGLLKEPDAELTDQVRCITALFSMHAGMFVMQGVSGDPEEKRKAVLEVATELVTAANPPNRRPARPDSAQTASP, encoded by the coding sequence ATGAGCACACAGGCGCGCAAGGGAAACACCCGCCAGCGCATCCAGGACGTCGCTCTGGAGCTGTTCTCCGAGCAGGGCTACGACAAGACGTCGCTGCGTGAGATCGCGGAGCGGCTGGAGGTCACCAAGGCGGCGCTCTACTACCACTTCAAGACCAAGGAAGACATCGTCATCAGCCTGTTCCAGGACCTGAGCAGGCCCATCGACGAGCTGATCGCCTGGGCCGAGGAGCAGCCGCGCACCCTGGAGACCAAGCAGGAGCTGATCCGCCGCTACAGCGAGTCGCTGCGCTCGGCCGAGCCCCTCTTCCGGTTCATGCAGGAGAACCAGGCGGAGGTGCGCAATCTGAGCATCGGCGAGACCTTCAAATCGCGGATGCTGGCGCTCTTCGGGCTCCTCAAGGAGCCCGACGCGGAGCTGACGGATCAGGTGCGCTGCATCACGGCGCTGTTCTCCATGCATGCGGGCATGTTCGTGATGCAGGGAGTGAGCGGCGACCCCGAGGAGAAGCGCAAGGCCGTCCTCGAGGTCGCCACAGAACTGGTCACGGCGGCGAACCCGCCGAACCGCCGGCCAGCCCGGCCGGACTCAGCTCAGACGGCGTCGCCGTGA
- a CDS encoding M23 family metallopeptidase: protein MSKFTALRNAKKTALRNRVAVVAAGAGVAAALGAGIAGAADTGLQNLTSGVGSAVTAQADAQVKSAAAAKAAAVKAKKEAAVKPDAWVKPVSNYTLGEPFGIAGSHWSHKHSGQDFVVPTGTPVKAVHKGTVVKAGPWGGGDGPAYGNAIVIQHDNGTYTQYAHLSQIQVQVGQQVGAGQQIGLSGSTGNSTGPHLHFEVRTGPDYGSGIEPTGFLRAHGDAV from the coding sequence ATGTCGAAGTTCACCGCTCTCCGTAATGCCAAGAAGACCGCCCTGCGCAATCGCGTGGCCGTCGTCGCCGCCGGTGCCGGTGTTGCCGCCGCCCTGGGTGCCGGTATTGCCGGCGCCGCCGACACGGGCCTGCAGAACCTCACCTCGGGTGTCGGTTCCGCCGTGACCGCGCAGGCCGACGCGCAGGTGAAGTCCGCGGCCGCCGCGAAGGCCGCCGCCGTCAAGGCCAAGAAGGAAGCGGCCGTGAAGCCCGACGCCTGGGTCAAGCCGGTCAGCAACTACACGCTGGGCGAGCCCTTCGGCATCGCCGGCAGCCACTGGTCGCACAAGCACAGTGGCCAGGACTTCGTCGTGCCGACCGGTACCCCCGTCAAGGCCGTCCACAAGGGCACCGTCGTCAAGGCCGGCCCCTGGGGTGGCGGTGACGGCCCGGCCTACGGCAACGCCATCGTGATCCAGCACGACAACGGCACGTACACCCAGTACGCGCACCTGTCACAGATACAGGTCCAGGTCGGCCAGCAGGTCGGCGCCGGCCAGCAGATCGGCCTGTCCGGCAGCACGGGTAACTCCACCGGTCCCCACCTGCACTTCGAGGTCCGCACCGGCCCCGACTACGGGTCGGGCATCGAGCCGACCGGATTCCTGCGGGCTCACGGCGACGCCGTCTGA
- a CDS encoding NACHT domain-containing protein, producing MDPSALGIRLASGVIAPLVRRLFVQEGPGAGLVDRPVRISGLVTFTGEKRTLAEKDLHRLARELVDRAVRSAGPGERPLPADEEPTVAGALAATLRGLGTLDMDDVQAVQLGADALAERLRAASPAAVRGLTRDAELLHDTLLGLACLHIVHFFTQRSAFVARTLVAQSRTLDGLVTAMDAVLARHPSPQAADTAFERGYLAYLDRKHGRLTIYGIDLSRSPDRWPLDAAYLSLAATAPAAPEATAAGPLHDEAGPQPGPPAPLPVPADQALAGRDRVLLRGVAGSGKSTLVQWLAVSCTKPPGETALPHLYGRIPFVLPLRTLTRDGAPLPTPERFLAAVGCPVSGSQPDGWADRVLAGGRALLLVDGLDEIPEREREPTRRWLRDLSDAFPGNLWLVTSRPSAVRDDWLAADGFGELTLSAMSRAEVAAFIGRWHAAARRDAEDPARLDAYEQSLLAAVHTTQDLARLATNPLMCGLICALHRDRRGYLPTGRKELYDAALGMLLSRRDRERGMAAPTGIELSDEPQIQLLQRLAYWLIRNGRNELDRERAERIVGEALPAVPAAAEQGDATAIFRHLLLRSGLLREPAAGSVDFVHRTFQDYLGAKAAVEDGDFGLLVAHAEDSQWEDVIRMAVAHARPRERAEILRGLLARGDGIEDDAARLRVHLLAMAGLEHATELDPRVREEVNERARAILPPRSREEARLLAEVGHLVLGLLPGPEGLEEDEAQEVIATAALIGSDAALEVIKRFRCHSATGVRYQLAHSWHAFDTERYAEEVMRNLDTDTSVTVVNAGELHTLQALGGRPRTEVTGPFTARELLASLDTRQITHLTLTDNPVIDDLAFIRKFPALESLTVQDCPSVCSLAPLQDLPLRSLAIAGAGDRAIPLHGLDGLHHPTFLMLLAGMPTDGMAALPSRAPLTGLALGQPIGADFTRVTSWPRLESIQLLRISNEFAEEQWHALTRLSRLKRFSFGLAEDHVPLRVPPDLRLPQVETLSLLNPARRPASDLSHTLETVLPAFPGVRTLQLYGAHAPSITLPSLSALPDLQEVYLSYVRPEASPPFPPHVKVTLYPRPRT from the coding sequence ATGGACCCGTCAGCACTGGGGATCCGGCTCGCCTCCGGCGTGATCGCCCCGCTCGTGCGCAGGCTCTTCGTCCAGGAGGGGCCGGGCGCCGGCCTGGTGGACCGGCCGGTGCGGATCTCGGGGCTGGTCACCTTCACGGGCGAGAAGCGGACCCTCGCCGAGAAGGACCTGCACCGGCTCGCCCGGGAACTGGTGGACCGGGCCGTACGGTCCGCGGGTCCCGGTGAGCGCCCGCTGCCCGCGGACGAGGAGCCCACCGTGGCCGGTGCCCTGGCCGCCACGCTGCGCGGCCTCGGCACCCTCGACATGGACGACGTCCAGGCCGTCCAGCTGGGAGCCGACGCCCTCGCCGAGCGCCTGAGGGCGGCGAGCCCCGCCGCCGTCCGCGGCCTGACCAGGGACGCCGAGCTGCTGCACGACACCCTGCTCGGCCTCGCCTGCCTGCACATCGTGCACTTCTTCACCCAGCGGTCCGCCTTCGTGGCCCGCACCCTCGTGGCGCAGAGCCGGACCCTCGACGGCCTGGTCACCGCCATGGACGCCGTCCTCGCGCGGCACCCCTCCCCGCAGGCCGCCGACACCGCCTTCGAACGCGGCTACCTCGCCTACCTGGACCGCAAGCACGGCCGGCTGACCATCTACGGCATCGACCTCTCCCGCTCCCCGGACCGCTGGCCGCTGGACGCGGCGTATCTGAGCCTGGCGGCGACCGCCCCGGCCGCCCCCGAGGCCACCGCCGCCGGTCCCCTCCACGACGAGGCCGGCCCGCAGCCCGGACCGCCCGCGCCCCTGCCCGTCCCCGCCGACCAGGCCCTGGCCGGCCGCGACCGGGTGCTGCTGCGCGGGGTCGCGGGATCCGGCAAGAGCACCCTCGTCCAGTGGCTGGCCGTCTCGTGCACCAAGCCCCCCGGCGAGACGGCCCTCCCCCACCTCTACGGCCGGATCCCCTTCGTCCTCCCCCTGCGCACCCTCACCCGCGACGGGGCGCCCCTGCCCACCCCCGAACGGTTCCTCGCCGCCGTCGGCTGCCCCGTGTCCGGCTCGCAGCCCGACGGCTGGGCCGACCGCGTGCTGGCCGGCGGGCGGGCGCTCCTCCTGGTCGACGGCCTGGACGAGATCCCCGAGCGGGAGCGCGAGCCCACCCGCCGCTGGCTGCGCGACCTGTCCGACGCCTTCCCCGGCAACCTGTGGCTGGTCACCTCCCGCCCCTCCGCCGTACGCGACGACTGGCTCGCCGCCGACGGCTTCGGCGAACTCACGCTGTCGGCCATGAGCCGCGCCGAGGTCGCCGCGTTCATCGGACGCTGGCACGCCGCGGCCCGCCGCGACGCCGAGGACCCCGCACGCCTCGACGCCTACGAGCAGTCCCTCCTCGCCGCCGTCCACACCACACAGGACCTTGCCCGGCTCGCCACCAACCCCCTCATGTGCGGCCTGATCTGCGCCCTGCACCGGGACCGCCGCGGCTATCTGCCCACCGGCCGCAAGGAGCTCTACGACGCCGCCCTGGGCATGCTGCTCTCCCGCCGGGACCGCGAGCGCGGCATGGCCGCCCCCACGGGCATCGAGCTGAGCGACGAGCCGCAGATCCAGCTCCTCCAGCGGCTCGCGTACTGGCTCATCCGCAACGGCCGCAACGAACTCGACCGCGAACGGGCCGAGCGCATCGTCGGCGAGGCCCTGCCGGCCGTGCCCGCCGCCGCGGAACAGGGCGACGCGACGGCCATTTTCCGCCATCTCCTGCTGCGCAGCGGCCTCCTGCGCGAACCGGCCGCCGGCTCCGTCGACTTCGTCCACCGGACCTTCCAGGACTACCTGGGCGCCAAGGCCGCCGTGGAGGACGGGGATTTCGGGCTGCTGGTGGCGCACGCGGAGGACTCCCAGTGGGAGGACGTGATCCGCATGGCGGTGGCCCACGCCCGGCCGCGCGAACGGGCGGAGATCCTGCGGGGGTTGCTCGCCCGGGGGGACGGCATCGAGGACGACGCCGCTCGCCTGCGCGTCCATCTCCTGGCGATGGCAGGCCTGGAACACGCTACTGAGCTGGATCCGCGGGTGCGGGAGGAGGTGAACGAGCGGGCACGGGCGATCCTGCCGCCCCGAAGCCGCGAGGAAGCCAGGCTTCTGGCCGAGGTGGGTCACCTCGTCCTCGGGCTGCTGCCGGGGCCGGAGGGTCTGGAGGAGGACGAGGCACAGGAGGTGATCGCCACCGCCGCGCTCATCGGGTCGGACGCGGCGCTGGAGGTGATCAAGCGCTTCCGCTGCCACTCCGCCACCGGGGTAAGGTATCAACTCGCGCATTCCTGGCACGCGTTCGACACCGAACGTTATGCCGAGGAGGTCATGCGGAACCTCGACACCGACACGTCCGTCACGGTCGTCAACGCCGGCGAACTGCACACCCTGCAAGCACTGGGAGGGCGGCCGCGCACCGAGGTGACCGGGCCCTTCACCGCCCGGGAACTCCTCGCATCCCTGGACACCCGCCAGATCACACATCTGACGCTCACCGACAATCCCGTGATCGACGACTTGGCCTTCATCCGGAAGTTCCCGGCGCTCGAGTCACTGACGGTTCAGGACTGTCCCTCGGTCTGCAGCCTCGCTCCGCTCCAGGACCTGCCCCTTCGCTCGCTGGCCATCGCCGGGGCAGGCGACAGGGCGATTCCCCTCCATGGACTCGATGGTCTGCACCACCCGACGTTCTTGATGCTTCTCGCTGGGATGCCGACGGACGGCATGGCCGCGCTCCCCTCCCGTGCCCCGTTGACTGGTCTGGCGCTCGGGCAGCCCATCGGCGCCGACTTCACCCGAGTGACCTCCTGGCCCCGCTTGGAAAGCATCCAGCTGCTCCGCATCAGCAATGAGTTCGCCGAGGAGCAGTGGCATGCCCTCACCCGCCTCTCTAGGCTGAAGCGCTTTTCCTTCGGCCTGGCCGAAGACCACGTCCCCTTGCGGGTTCCCCCGGACCTTCGTCTTCCCCAGGTGGAAACCCTGAGCCTCCTCAACCCGGCACGCCGCCCCGCTTCCGACCTGAGCCACACGCTGGAGACGGTTCTCCCGGCCTTCCCCGGCGTACGCACGCTCCAGCTCTACGGCGCACACGCCCCCTCCATCACTCTCCCTTCCCTGTCAGCCCTCCCCGACCTCCAGGAGGTTTATCTCTCCTACGTCCGCCCAGAGGCCAGCCCTCCCTTTCCTCCCCATGTCAAAGTCACCCTCTACCCCCGTCCCCGTACATAG